Proteins from a single region of Xenopus laevis strain J_2021 chromosome 9_10S, Xenopus_laevis_v10.1, whole genome shotgun sequence:
- the gca.S gene encoding uncharacterized protein LOC398957 — MAYPGYGGFGNMNPHMQMMGQTMAPPNLQGGYFGQPQYPEGDPLWAYFRAVAGQDGEIDAEELQRCLTQAGIHGSYAPFSLETCRIMLAMLDRDHTGKMGFNEFKELWGALNAWKQNFCTFDQDRSGTVEPHELNQAIFAMGYRLSPPTLNSIVKRYSKDGRIFFDDYVACCVKLRALTDVFRRRDGMQQGYVHFIYDDFLQCIMTI; from the exons ATGGCGTACCCTGGATATGGAGGC TTTGGAAACATGAATCCTCACATGCAGATGATGGGACAGACCATGGCTCCACCGAATCTGCAAGGTGGATACTTTGGGCAGCCCCAGTATCCTGAAGGAGATCCCTTGTGGGCATATTTCCGAGCTGTGGCTGGACAG GATGGTGAAATAGATGCTGAAGAACTACAGAGATGCTTAACACAGGCTGGAATCCATGGCTCCTATGCTC CTTTCAGCTTGGAGACGTGCCGAATTATGCTTGCCATGTTAGAT AGGGATCATACTGGCAAGATGGGATTCAATGAGTTCAAAGAACTGTGGGGGGCCTTGAATGCCTGGAAGCAAAATTTCTGTACATTTGATCAGGACAGAAGTGGAACAGTGGAGCCGCATGAGTTAAATCAAGCTATCTTCGCAATGG gttacAGGTTATCTCCTCCAACATTGAACTCTATTGTAAAACGTTACAGCAAAGATGGCCGAATTTTTTTTGATGACTATGTAGCTTGCTGTGTGAAGCTGCGTGCATTAACAG ATGTGTTTAGGAGGAGAGACGGCATGCAGCAAGGATATGTGCATTTTATATATGATGAT TTTTTGCAGTGCATCATGACAATCTGA
- the gca.S gene encoding uncharacterized protein LOC398957 isoform X1, which yields MNPHMQMMGQTMAPPNLQGGYFGQPQYPEGDPLWAYFRAVAGQDGEIDAEELQRCLTQAGIHGSYAPFSLETCRIMLAMLDRDHTGKMGFNEFKELWGALNAWKQNFCTFDQDRSGTVEPHELNQAIFAMGYRLSPPTLNSIVKRYSKDGRIFFDDYVACCVKLRALTDVFRRRDGMQQGYVHFIYDDFLQCIMTI from the exons ATGAATCCTCACATGCAGATGATGGGACAGACCATGGCTCCACCGAATCTGCAAGGTGGATACTTTGGGCAGCCCCAGTATCCTGAAGGAGATCCCTTGTGGGCATATTTCCGAGCTGTGGCTGGACAG GATGGTGAAATAGATGCTGAAGAACTACAGAGATGCTTAACACAGGCTGGAATCCATGGCTCCTATGCTC CTTTCAGCTTGGAGACGTGCCGAATTATGCTTGCCATGTTAGAT AGGGATCATACTGGCAAGATGGGATTCAATGAGTTCAAAGAACTGTGGGGGGCCTTGAATGCCTGGAAGCAAAATTTCTGTACATTTGATCAGGACAGAAGTGGAACAGTGGAGCCGCATGAGTTAAATCAAGCTATCTTCGCAATGG gttacAGGTTATCTCCTCCAACATTGAACTCTATTGTAAAACGTTACAGCAAAGATGGCCGAATTTTTTTTGATGACTATGTAGCTTGCTGTGTGAAGCTGCGTGCATTAACAG ATGTGTTTAGGAGGAGAGACGGCATGCAGCAAGGATATGTGCATTTTATATATGATGAT TTTTTGCAGTGCATCATGACAATCTGA